The Leptotrichia sp. OH3620_COT-345 DNA window GTAATTGTGTTTTTAGAAATTTCTTCCGAAACACTTGCCATAGGAATATGCTTATTATTCCACAAAGTAAGATCGGCATGAATTTCATCTGAAATAACAGGAACATTGTATTTGATACATAAATCACCCATAGATTTAAGTTCATTGTAATTCCATACATGTCCGATAGGATTTTGAGGATTACATAAAATAAAAAGTTTAGGCTGTTCTTTCAGTTTGTTTTCAAAATCTTCCAAATCGAAATAATATTTACCGTTTTTTTCAATAAATTTATTTTCGATAACAAATCTCTCATTATCATGATTAATGTCATAAAATTCTGAATAAACAGGGGTCTGAATCAATATTTTATCTCCTTTTTCTGAAAACTGTCTGACTAATGTGGCAAGAGCCGGAACAACTCCTATACTGAAACTCAATAATTCTTCCTTCACTTTCCAGTTGTATTGTTTTTTCTGCCAGTCTATAAAGGAACCAAAATATTCTTCGGGTCTGTAAACATAACCGAAAATACCGTGTTTTGCTTTTTCTTCAAGGGCTTTTATGATGGGATCAGCTGTTTTAAAATCCATGTCTGCAATCCAGAGAGGTATAATATCATCTGTTCCGAATTTTTTAACAAGTTCGTTATATTTTGTAGAATGGTTGCTTTTTCTGTCGATTATTTCATCGAAATTATATTTCAATATATTTACCTCCAAAATTTTCAGATATTTTTAGATTTTATTCAATAACGGTTCTCAATATTTCAAGAGTTCCTTTTAACACTACATTTATATGAGGAGGTACCAGTAAAGATTCCCCTTTTTTTACTTCCATTGAAAAATTTTTGGCATAAACTGTTCCTGTTCCGTCCAATATAGAATAGATTATCATACTTTCATTACTTATATCTTCAAATTCATCATTAATTTTTATTTTATCAATGGAATAATATTTTTTTCTTATGAGATTTTTTCTTGTTTCCCCTTTTTGAAAATCAGTATTTACAATTTCCACTTTTTTATTAAAATCTATTACTTCTGCCGATTGTTGTATGTGCAGCTCTCTTTTTACACCTTTACTGTCAATTCTGTCAAAGTCATAAATTCTGTAAGTAACATCTGAATTTTCCTGTATTTCTGCGAAAAGGACACTTCCTTTCAGTGAAGCATGTACCGTTCCCGGTATAATATCTATGAAATCCCCTTTTTTTACTGTTTTTTCTTCAAATATTCCTTCAAAATCATTATTTTCAGCTTTTTTTAAAAATTCTTCTTTTGTAATACCTGATTTCATGCCCATTATAAGAGTTGCATCGTTACTGGCCTCCATAATATACCATGATTCACTTTTACCGAGCTCGTTATGGTTTTTCATTGCAGTTTCGTCATCAGGATGCACTTGAATAGAAAGTCTGTCATTTACGTCAAGATATTTGATGAGTAGGGGAAATGTATTTCCATATTCATTATATACTTTTTCGCCTACGAGTTTTTCCTTGTATTTGTCATATACTTCCTGTAAAGTTTTTCCGGCAAGAAATCCGTTTTCAACGATGCTCATTCCGTTCGGATGAGCTGAAATTTCCCATGACTCTCCTATTTTTTTGTTTTCAGGGAGTGTCATGTTCAGTTTTTCTTCAAATTCGCGTCCTCCCCACACTTTTTCTATAAAAACTTTTTTAAATTTTAACGGATATAACATAAAATTTCTCCTTGTAAAAGTATAATTTATAGAGAAATAATAACATTTTCATAAGGAAAAGACAATATAAAAATTAAAATAGAAAAGATATTGTATATAGAAAAAATATATGTTCTGTAAAAATGTGTATATTCAAAATTTTTAAAAAGTATGATAAAATATATATCTAATAAAGAAAATATGAAGAAAGGAGTATATGACATTTATGTAAATGTTATATAAATAAAGAAATGAATATAATATTATTTGGAGCTCCTGGAGCAGGTAAAGGAACTCAGGCAAAGGAACTAACTAAAAAATACGGGATACCTCAAATTTCCACAGGAGATATTTTAAGGGAAGCAATAGCGAATCAGACACCGTTAGGCTTGGAAGCAAAAAAACTCATGGACGGAGGAAATTTGGTATCTGATGATATAGTAAACGGTCTTGTGGGGACAAGGTTAAAAAAGGCTGATTGTGAAAAAGGATTTATCCTTGACGGATTTCCGAGAACAGTAGCTCAGTCTGAAAGTCTGGATAAAATACTTGAAAATCTTAATAAAAAAATAGAAAAAGTAATCGCTCTTGATGTTAGTGATGATGAAATCATAGAAAGAATTACGGGAAGAAGAGTTTCTAAAAAAACAGGGAAGATTTATCATATAAAATATAATCCTCCTATTGATGAAAAAGAAGAAGACTTGGAACAGAGAGCAGATGATAATAGGGAAACTGTTATGAAAAGGCTTGAAGTGTATAATAAACAGACTGCCCCTGTACTTGACTATTATAAAAAGCAAGGTAAAGTGTTTAATGTGGATGGAGGGAAAAGTCTTGAGGAAATTACAAAGAATATAATTGAAATACTTGAAAAGTAAAAAGACAATTTAATATAGAAAGAAGCAGTAAAATGATAATTTATAAAACGTTGGATGAAATAAAAAAAATAAAAAAGGCAAATGAAATAATAGCAAGACTTTTTGAAGATGTACTTCCTAAATATATAAAGGCGGG harbors:
- a CDS encoding MalY/PatB family protein — translated: MKYNFDEIIDRKSNHSTKYNELVKKFGTDDIIPLWIADMDFKTADPIIKALEEKAKHGIFGYVYRPEEYFGSFIDWQKKQYNWKVKEELLSFSIGVVPALATLVRQFSEKGDKILIQTPVYSEFYDINHDNERFVIENKFIEKNGKYYFDLEDFENKLKEQPKLFILCNPQNPIGHVWNYNELKSMGDLCIKYNVPVISDEIHADLTLWNNKHIPMASVSEEISKNTITCTSIGKAFNVAGLQCATVVFNNTQEKNKFDKFWKNLEVHRNNPFNLVATIAAYTEGEEYLSQLKQYLEDNIMFVYNYFKENIPLIKPNIPQATYLIWLDCRNLNLNQEELEKFMLKKAKLGLNSGRAFQKDLQGFMRLNAACPRGVLEKALNQLKDAVNTLISP
- a CDS encoding type I phosphomannose isomerase catalytic subunit; its protein translation is MLYPLKFKKVFIEKVWGGREFEEKLNMTLPENKKIGESWEISAHPNGMSIVENGFLAGKTLQEVYDKYKEKLVGEKVYNEYGNTFPLLIKYLDVNDRLSIQVHPDDETAMKNHNELGKSESWYIMEASNDATLIMGMKSGITKEEFLKKAENNDFEGIFEEKTVKKGDFIDIIPGTVHASLKGSVLFAEIQENSDVTYRIYDFDRIDSKGVKRELHIQQSAEVIDFNKKVEIVNTDFQKGETRKNLIRKKYYSIDKIKINDEFEDISNESMIIYSILDGTGTVYAKNFSMEVKKGESLLVPPHINVVLKGTLEILRTVIE
- a CDS encoding adenylate kinase codes for the protein MNIILFGAPGAGKGTQAKELTKKYGIPQISTGDILREAIANQTPLGLEAKKLMDGGNLVSDDIVNGLVGTRLKKADCEKGFILDGFPRTVAQSESLDKILENLNKKIEKVIALDVSDDEIIERITGRRVSKKTGKIYHIKYNPPIDEKEEDLEQRADDNRETVMKRLEVYNKQTAPVLDYYKKQGKVFNVDGGKSLEEITKNIIEILEK